One segment of Streptomyces bathyalis DNA contains the following:
- a CDS encoding DUF3618 domain-containing protein, with product MPQGRTPADIEADIISRRRELAATLDEIAVRVHPRTIAGDAKAKAAAAVDRTAGRAYVAANRAVADVRSKFVDEKGSPRLERVVPVAVVAVVVVGGLFALSARRRHR from the coding sequence GTGCCACAAGGCAGGACTCCCGCGGACATCGAGGCGGACATCATCAGCAGGCGGCGTGAACTGGCCGCGACGCTCGATGAGATCGCCGTGCGCGTGCACCCCAGGACGATCGCGGGGGACGCGAAGGCGAAGGCCGCCGCGGCGGTGGACCGCACCGCGGGCCGCGCGTACGTCGCGGCCAACCGGGCGGTCGCCGACGTGCGGTCGAAGTTCGTCGACGAGAAGGGCTCGCCGCGTCTGGAGCGGGTGGTGCCGGTGGCCGTCGTGGCCGTGGTCGTCGTGGGCGGGCTGTTCGCACTGTCGGCTCGTCGGCGTCACCGCTGA
- the rdgB gene encoding RdgB/HAM1 family non-canonical purine NTP pyrophosphatase: protein MSSSAQHQPGRLVLATLNAHKVTELQAILTDAGTDLELVGADAYPHIPDVKETGVTFAENALLKAHALAQGTGLPAVADDSGLCVDVLGGAPGIFSARWAGRHGDDKANLDLLLAQIADIDAPHRGAHFACAAALALPDGTERVAEGQLRGTLRHAPSGTGGFGYDPILQPDGDSRTCAELTPEEKNAISHRGRAFRALALEIRELVR from the coding sequence ATGAGCAGCAGCGCCCAACACCAGCCCGGCCGCCTCGTCCTCGCCACCCTCAACGCACACAAGGTCACCGAGCTCCAGGCCATCCTCACCGACGCCGGCACAGACCTCGAACTCGTCGGGGCCGACGCCTACCCCCACATCCCCGACGTCAAAGAGACCGGCGTGACCTTCGCCGAGAACGCCCTGCTCAAGGCCCACGCACTCGCCCAGGGCACAGGGCTCCCCGCCGTCGCAGACGACTCCGGCCTGTGCGTCGACGTCCTCGGGGGCGCCCCCGGCATCTTCTCCGCCCGCTGGGCCGGGCGGCACGGCGACGACAAGGCCAACCTCGACCTGCTGCTCGCCCAGATCGCCGACATCGACGCCCCGCACCGCGGCGCCCACTTCGCCTGCGCGGCAGCCCTCGCCCTCCCCGACGGCACCGAACGCGTCGCCGAGGGACAGCTGCGCGGCACCCTCCGGCACGCCCCCTCCGGCACCGGCGGCTTCGGCTACGACCCGATCCTCCAGCCGGACGGCGACTCCCGTACGTGCGCGGAACTCACCCCGGAGGAGAAGAACGCGATCAGCCACCGCGGGCGCGCCTTCCGCGCGCTGGCGCTGGAGATCAGGGAACTGGTGCGCTGA
- the bcp gene encoding thioredoxin-dependent thiol peroxidase gives MSERLQPGDTAPAFSLPDADGKQVSLADHKGRKVIVYFYPAAMTPGCTKQACDFTDNLSLLTGAGYDVIGVSPDKPEKLAKFREKENLEVTLVGDPSKEVMQEYGAFGEKKLYGKTVTGVIRSTVIVDADGKVERALYNVKATGHVAKLIKDLELEK, from the coding sequence ATGAGTGAGCGACTGCAGCCCGGCGACACCGCCCCCGCCTTCTCCCTGCCGGACGCGGACGGCAAGCAGGTCTCGCTCGCCGACCACAAGGGCCGCAAGGTCATCGTCTACTTCTACCCCGCGGCGATGACCCCCGGCTGCACCAAGCAGGCCTGCGACTTCACCGACAACCTGAGCCTGCTCACCGGCGCCGGCTACGACGTCATCGGCGTCTCCCCGGACAAGCCCGAGAAGCTCGCCAAGTTCCGGGAGAAGGAGAACCTCGAGGTCACCCTCGTCGGTGACCCCTCCAAGGAAGTCATGCAGGAGTACGGCGCCTTCGGCGAGAAGAAGCTGTACGGCAAGACCGTCACGGGCGTGATCCGCTCGACGGTGATCGTCGACGCCGACGGCAAGGTGGAGCGCGCCCTCTACAACGTCAAGGCGACCGGGCACGTGGCCAAGCTGATCAAGGACCTCGAACTGGAGAAGTAG
- a CDS encoding HNH endonuclease yields the protein MFAKCGTGAAAPKGMRDGAGALRGTEYTREQLAEAVAASSNWSELMRTLGLRVSGGRRRTLQRTVAELGLDTAHFTRRSPWSKYSDEQIARAVASSTRLREVVAALGAEPSTGTLSHIRRRIAAAGVDVGHFPGLNRPRADLPFSEDELREAARSVRSLRALARELGMPDDGRSRAALRRMLHEAGADVSHFSHARIAVPEADLREAVARSASYAGVLRELSMTVNESNRMKIQRHVVRLGLDTVHFRRRTEHSRRSAPARRNAQDVLQVRPEGMPRVNHARLRRALDAAGVPYMCARCDNPGFWNGRPITLQIDHVNGDWRDNRLQNLRYLCPNCHACTDTWCGRNRGRGARSDGSPRQ from the coding sequence ATGTTCGCGAAGTGCGGCACTGGGGCGGCAGCGCCGAAGGGGATGCGGGACGGGGCGGGAGCGTTGCGGGGGACGGAGTACACACGTGAGCAGCTGGCGGAGGCGGTGGCGGCCTCCTCGAACTGGTCTGAGCTGATGCGCACGCTGGGTCTGCGTGTCAGCGGCGGCCGCCGTCGTACGTTGCAGAGGACCGTGGCCGAACTCGGCCTGGACACCGCCCACTTCACCCGCCGCAGTCCGTGGAGCAAGTACTCGGACGAGCAGATCGCGCGGGCCGTGGCCTCATCCACGAGGCTCCGGGAGGTGGTCGCGGCCCTGGGCGCCGAGCCGTCGACCGGGACGCTGTCGCACATCCGCAGGCGCATCGCCGCAGCGGGGGTCGATGTGGGTCACTTCCCCGGCTTGAACCGGCCACGGGCCGATCTGCCCTTTTCCGAGGATGAACTGCGGGAGGCGGCCAGGTCCGTGCGGAGCCTCCGAGCCCTCGCACGGGAGCTCGGCATGCCGGACGACGGCCGCTCACGCGCCGCGTTGCGCAGAATGCTCCATGAGGCCGGCGCGGACGTCTCGCACTTCTCCCACGCCCGCATCGCCGTTCCCGAGGCGGACCTGCGTGAAGCAGTGGCACGCAGCGCCTCCTATGCCGGAGTGCTGCGGGAACTGAGCATGACGGTGAACGAGTCGAACCGCATGAAGATCCAGCGGCATGTGGTCCGCCTCGGCCTGGACACCGTCCACTTCCGCCGGCGCACTGAACACTCGCGGCGTTCCGCTCCGGCGAGGCGGAACGCCCAGGACGTACTCCAGGTCCGCCCCGAGGGCATGCCGCGCGTGAACCATGCGCGGTTGCGCAGGGCGCTCGATGCGGCCGGGGTGCCGTACATGTGTGCCCGTTGCGACAACCCGGGCTTCTGGAACGGCCGGCCGATCACGCTGCAGATCGACCACGTCAACGGTGACTGGCGCGACAACAGACTGCAGAACCTGCGATACCTCTGCCCGAACTGCCACGCCTGCACCGACACGTGGTGCGGGCGCAATCGCGGGCGGGGAGCGAGATCGGACGGCTCTCCGCGGCAGTAG
- a CDS encoding GroES family chaperonin, with protein sequence MAHHDKLPIRMLHDRVLVRTDIEEGERRSSGGIVIPATAAMGRRLSWAEVVAVGQNVRTVEPGDRVLYDPEDRAEVEVRGVAYVLIRERDLHAVASERLQGSDDSTGLYL encoded by the coding sequence ATGGCGCACCACGACAAGCTGCCGATCCGGATGCTGCACGACCGTGTGCTGGTCCGTACGGACATCGAGGAGGGCGAGCGGCGTTCGTCGGGCGGGATCGTGATTCCCGCGACGGCGGCGATGGGCCGCCGGCTGTCGTGGGCCGAGGTGGTGGCGGTCGGGCAGAACGTCCGTACGGTCGAGCCCGGTGACCGCGTGCTCTACGACCCGGAGGACAGGGCCGAGGTCGAGGTGCGGGGCGTGGCGTACGTGCTGATCCGGGAGCGCGATCTGCACGCGGTGGCGTCGGAGCGGCTTCAGGGCTCCGACGATTCGACGGGGCTCTATCTGTGA
- a CDS encoding DUF6412 domain-containing protein produces the protein MIDSGAGATVRALRVHLSGVVFSLVAFFLAGTGLTTALTAAATSAAVLLLCHALAGAAVGAAVPQVARARVRTAIRDRELRTAFLPQCDPDADGRPRPRAPGRRLATAV, from the coding sequence GTGATCGACTCCGGTGCGGGTGCGACGGTGCGAGCTCTGCGTGTGCATCTCTCCGGGGTGGTGTTCTCCCTCGTCGCTTTCTTCCTGGCCGGGACGGGGCTGACCACCGCCCTGACGGCTGCGGCGACTTCCGCCGCGGTGCTGCTGCTGTGCCATGCGCTGGCCGGCGCGGCCGTCGGTGCGGCTGTGCCGCAGGTGGCCAGGGCCCGTGTGCGTACGGCGATCAGGGACCGTGAGCTGCGTACGGCGTTTCTGCCGCAGTGTGATCCGGATGCCGACGGGCGTCCGCGTCCGCGAGCACCGGGCCGTCGCCTCGCGACGGCCGTGTAG